In a genomic window of Sulfurimonas denitrificans DSM 1251:
- a CDS encoding ABC transporter permease, translated as MKNLYLIAYLDLKESIRAKWFLVYSLVFGGLIALFFIAGVTESQVMGFSGLSRLLLMYIQITIVILPIFILITTVRSISGDRDNHILEYMLSFPISLKQYYWGKIIGRFITVYIPVLFAMVIAIIYGAIKGAAIPWSIFFLYTGLLFSLSSTFLGIAFFISSFVKSSEVALGIAFFIWIFLLAFIDIALISLMMQQRFNEGFIIFIAMINPMELFRVAAISLFDPELTVMGPVAYYILDLMSQKGFVLLSIGYPLLLGILFAWFGFMIFKKKDLV; from the coding sequence TTGAAAAATTTATATTTAATTGCATACTTGGATTTAAAAGAGTCTATAAGAGCTAAATGGTTTTTAGTTTACTCTCTTGTATTTGGCGGACTTATAGCTCTATTTTTTATAGCAGGTGTTACAGAGTCTCAAGTTATGGGCTTTAGCGGACTTAGCAGACTTCTGCTTATGTATATTCAAATAACGATAGTTATACTTCCTATCTTTATTTTAATAACTACAGTTCGCTCAATTTCTGGTGATAGAGATAACCACATTTTAGAGTACATGTTATCTTTTCCAATCTCTCTAAAACAGTACTACTGGGGTAAAATTATTGGTAGATTTATAACTGTTTATATCCCAGTACTTTTTGCTATGGTAATTGCAATAATTTATGGTGCGATTAAGGGTGCTGCTATTCCATGGAGCATCTTCTTCTTATATACAGGACTTCTTTTTTCACTATCAAGTACATTTTTAGGGATAGCATTTTTCATATCCTCTTTTGTAAAATCTTCAGAAGTAGCTCTTGGTATTGCATTTTTTATCTGGATATTTTTACTTGCTTTTATCGATATAGCTCTTATATCTCTTATGATGCAGCAGAGGTTCAATGAAGGATTTATCATTTTTATTGCCATGATAAACCCAATGGAACTCTTTAGAGTAGCTGCTATTTCACTCTTTGACCCTGAGCTTACAGTTATGGGTCCTGTTGCATATTATATTCTTGATTTGATGAGCCAAAAGGGCTTTGTATTGCTTTCAATCGGTTATCCACTCCTCCTAGGAATACTCTTTGCTTGGTTTGGATTTATGATATTTAAGAAAAAAGATTTAGTTTAA
- a CDS encoding nitrous oxide reductase accessory protein NosL, with protein sequence MLKIKKLLPLVAISLFLGCQDTPKDGPSKIHWDRDMCDRCVMVLSDRKNSVQLQHPTKGKVYKFDDIGCMVLWFDEEKIEFKDSAKIWITDVTDGKWIDARSAFYTSSNVTPMAFGFSAYAKKESIKEGEEILTYDEVIKKIK encoded by the coding sequence ATGTTGAAAATTAAGAAGTTACTTCCTTTAGTGGCTATATCTCTTTTCTTAGGATGTCAAGATACTCCTAAAGATGGACCATCAAAGATACACTGGGATAGAGATATGTGCGATAGATGTGTTATGGTGTTAAGCGATAGAAAAAACAGTGTTCAACTCCAACATCCTACTAAAGGAAAAGTTTATAAATTTGATGATATTGGATGTATGGTTTTATGGTTTGATGAAGAGAAGATAGAGTTTAAAGATAGTGCAAAAATCTGGATAACTGATGTTACAGACGGTAAATGGATTGATGCAAGAAGCGCATTTTATACATCTAGCAACGTAACGCCAATGGCTTTTGGTTTTAGTGCTTATGCTAAAAAAGAGTCTATTAAAGAGGGTGAAGAGATTTTAACTTATGATGAGGTTATTAAAAAAATAAAATGA
- a CDS encoding DUF302 domain-containing protein, giving the protein MKKIILVCLLTLSVWAADSNVYKVSYNAGVDKVLGNILNKFKAEGLVVVWQLDILEEFKQKGLDKKFGENFNKAGLSAVKTIIVCNGKFGNDIINADSDMMAYCPVRVTLTEKDGVTTVLYVRPSAADKESKAYPSLVELEKKVTMSIEESMKVEK; this is encoded by the coding sequence GTGAAAAAAATTATATTAGTGTGTTTGTTAACTTTGTCAGTTTGGGCAGCAGATAGCAATGTTTATAAGGTGAGTTACAATGCTGGGGTTGATAAAGTTTTAGGCAATATACTTAACAAGTTTAAAGCTGAGGGGTTGGTTGTTGTTTGGCAATTAGATATTTTAGAAGAGTTTAAACAAAAAGGTTTAGATAAGAAGTTTGGTGAAAACTTCAATAAAGCTGGATTGAGCGCAGTTAAAACTATAATTGTTTGTAATGGTAAATTTGGTAACGATATTATCAATGCTGATTCTGATATGATGGCATATTGTCCAGTTCGTGTTACATTGACTGAAAAAGATGGTGTTACAACAGTTCTTTATGTTCGTCCTTCTGCTGCTGATAAAGAGTCAAAAGCTTATCCATCTCTTGTAGAGTTAGAGAAAAAAGTTACTATGTCTATTGAAGAATCAATGAAGGTAGAAAAATAA
- a CDS encoding multiheme c-type cytochrome, protein MRHLILPFLISIFISTLFANESRVCQKCHPIIFEEYYKSSHKNTSIYNNPIHAAMWDAHPKDEKGYTCAKCHSPSDEKALRDGVVAKNEVQVEEPISCVYCHNIKSIEEGEESNTNVLSGKDREFYTAEKGKKGSAEYKTEKSWFGLVKEPKSSPYHKINYDNENYYSGNVCMGCHSHVNNEHSFDITMLDAVISEKDENSCVTCHMPQVVGSKVTINETKTHAFHGIAGIYHMNDKMGEYIEFKVTQKAQGFDVLIINKSNHALFGQALRAGTLKATILRDGKIITLEPFVFERVLAKDSKEVMPWSANALLKDTLIYAKKEVPYSNILKKGDKLTLTLGVQRITKEGAQKLGLEANEEFTKFRILKSEKFDF, encoded by the coding sequence ATGCGCCATCTTATTTTACCTTTTCTTATCTCAATTTTTATAAGCACACTATTCGCAAATGAGAGCAGGGTATGCCAAAAATGTCACCCAATTATATTTGAAGAGTATTATAAATCTTCTCATAAAAATACCTCAATCTATAATAATCCTATACACGCAGCGATGTGGGATGCACATCCAAAAGATGAAAAAGGTTATACATGTGCAAAATGTCACTCTCCTAGTGATGAAAAAGCGTTAAGAGATGGAGTTGTTGCTAAAAATGAGGTTCAAGTTGAGGAACCTATCTCATGTGTTTACTGTCATAATATAAAAAGCATAGAAGAGGGCGAAGAGTCCAATACTAACGTTTTGTCTGGCAAAGATAGAGAGTTTTATACAGCAGAAAAGGGTAAAAAAGGCAGTGCTGAGTATAAAACTGAAAAATCATGGTTTGGACTTGTTAAAGAGCCAAAAAGCTCTCCTTATCATAAAATAAACTATGACAATGAAAACTACTATAGCGGAAATGTATGTATGGGTTGTCACTCACATGTAAACAATGAGCATAGTTTTGACATAACTATGTTGGATGCAGTGATTAGCGAAAAAGATGAAAACAGCTGTGTTACATGTCATATGCCTCAAGTAGTTGGTTCTAAAGTAACTATAAATGAGACAAAAACTCATGCTTTTCATGGAATCGCTGGTATATATCATATGAACGATAAGATGGGAGAGTATATAGAGTTTAAAGTTACACAAAAAGCTCAAGGTTTTGATGTTCTAATCATAAACAAATCAAATCATGCGCTATTTGGTCAAGCTTTGCGAGCTGGAACTCTTAAAGCTACAATTTTAAGAGATGGAAAAATTATCACTCTAGAGCCTTTTGTATTTGAGAGAGTTTTAGCAAAAGATTCCAAAGAGGTTATGCCATGGAGTGCAAATGCTCTTTTAAAAGATACTCTTATATATGCAAAAAAAGAGGTTCCTTACTCAAATATTCTTAAAAAAGGTGATAAATTAACACTCACTCTTGGTGTTCAAAGAATAACTAAAGAGGGCGCACAAAAACTGGGTCTTGAAGCAAATGAAGAGTTTACTAAATTTAGAATCTTAAAGTCTGAGAAATTCGATTTTTAG
- a CDS encoding Crp/Fnr family transcriptional regulator yields MRIHLKNTLLFQNVDEDTIKKIESFTTDHKVSKDNIVFYEGDEPKYLYLLVKGVIKLYKTSSSHKEIVLKYFHENELIGEVANFENIPYPATAKAYSDVEFLKVDFEKLKEVIFLNPSLAFNIQTSLIKKIKNLENIISTNLVLDSKERVAKYIYSHSDDFFETKNIEIAEILGVSPETLSRILKFFKDNGIINIKKKYIDKETLSNYF; encoded by the coding sequence ATGAGAATACATCTAAAAAATACACTCCTTTTTCAAAATGTAGATGAAGATACTATAAAAAAAATAGAGAGTTTTACTACTGACCATAAAGTAAGTAAAGATAATATTGTATTTTATGAGGGAGATGAGCCAAAATATCTCTACCTCTTAGTAAAAGGTGTAATCAAACTCTATAAGACATCATCAAGCCATAAAGAGATAGTTCTTAAATATTTTCATGAGAATGAACTCATCGGAGAGGTGGCAAATTTTGAAAATATTCCATATCCTGCAACAGCTAAAGCTTATAGCGATGTAGAGTTTTTAAAGGTAGATTTTGAAAAACTCAAAGAGGTTATCTTTTTAAATCCAAGTTTAGCGTTTAATATTCAGACATCTCTTATAAAAAAAATTAAAAATCTTGAAAATATTATCTCTACAAATCTAGTCCTTGACTCAAAAGAGCGTGTAGCAAAGTATATTTATAGCCACAGTGACGATTTTTTTGAGACAAAAAATATCGAAATTGCCGAGATATTAGGAGTTTCTCCAGAGACATTATCTAGGATATTGAAATTTTTCAAAGACAATGGAATTATTAATATTAAGAAAAAATATATTGATAAAGAGACTCTTTCTAACTATTTTTAA
- a CDS encoding nitrous oxide reductase accessory protein NosL, with the protein MKKILLACVLLSSLLFSYSMDYDKESECLVRKIKVHKGPQWVSKIELLDGKKLFFSSPKSMFEFYHQPGRWFDIGVKSEDDFKEILVMDYNSLQPINAKGAFYVYGSSVTSPAGDDLVPFKSYEDAQAFAKKYNGKRVFAFSDVKESLIRLLNNKL; encoded by the coding sequence ATGAAAAAAATTCTATTAGCGTGTGTACTTTTAAGCTCTTTGTTGTTTTCGTATTCCATGGATTATGATAAAGAGAGTGAGTGTTTAGTAAGAAAGATAAAAGTTCATAAAGGTCCACAGTGGGTATCTAAAATAGAGCTCCTTGATGGAAAAAAGTTATTTTTTAGCAGTCCAAAATCTATGTTCGAATTTTATCATCAACCAGGTCGATGGTTCGATATAGGCGTTAAGAGTGAAGATGATTTTAAAGAAATCTTAGTGATGGACTACAACTCTTTGCAGCCAATCAATGCAAAGGGTGCTTTTTATGTTTATGGAAGCTCGGTAACATCTCCAGCAGGTGATGATTTAGTTCCGTTTAAAAGTTATGAGGATGCTCAAGCTTTTGCCAAAAAGTATAATGGCAAAAGAGTTTTTGCTTTTAGCGATGTAAAAGAGTCTTTAATTAGACTCCTAAATAATAAACTCTAA
- a CDS encoding OprD family outer membrane porin, protein MKKVIKLSLVAAFSGTLLLNAADIDVGGKKAGTVDFMLKGMYVIDDNKNGWAPSEGAGYLVKLKYETPDNIVDNLKVGVGMYVNGDGGITDWTPNDGGKPAGGLVVDKDGKSKALMGELYVSYKSKYFDAKLGRQTLNTPLTKISASLMPNFYEAYMLGFNPVDGLRLTAGQITKMSMGSRAATDFGLIGEGTTTGGAATKFIQQGGVVEQAEFISMSRVAGLNGNSDGRTVIGATYSGVKNLKADLWAYHSDEIVNDYYAEVGYKILLDEEMAVSLNAQYLMQKDTGSSLAGQKDFNMMGAKIALDTKKWGIYAALNKSGDQKDAASEKGYFNAWGADPAYTSTIFSRNAYRDDVEAYILGGHYVIIKGMKFMVDYANYGKSDTKAANGALVAKDDAYEIDIALNYKYNENWLFRVFNSRRVSEYNGILSGGITERRQNHYRAVVAYTF, encoded by the coding sequence ATGAAAAAAGTTATAAAATTGTCTTTAGTGGCAGCTTTCTCGGGAACTCTTTTGCTCAACGCAGCAGATATCGATGTTGGCGGGAAAAAGGCTGGGACTGTGGACTTTATGCTAAAGGGTATGTATGTTATAGATGATAATAAAAATGGCTGGGCTCCTAGCGAGGGAGCTGGCTATCTGGTAAAATTAAAATACGAAACACCAGACAATATAGTAGATAACCTAAAAGTAGGTGTAGGCATGTATGTTAATGGTGATGGCGGAATAACTGATTGGACACCAAATGATGGTGGAAAACCAGCAGGAGGGTTAGTAGTAGATAAAGATGGAAAATCAAAAGCTTTAATGGGTGAACTATATGTTTCATATAAGAGTAAATATTTTGATGCAAAATTAGGCAGACAAACTCTTAATACTCCACTAACAAAGATTTCAGCATCACTTATGCCAAATTTTTATGAGGCATACATGTTAGGATTCAATCCAGTTGATGGACTTCGTTTAACTGCTGGACAGATTACAAAAATGTCTATGGGTTCTCGTGCAGCAACTGACTTTGGACTAATTGGCGAAGGTACAACTACTGGCGGAGCTGCTACTAAGTTCATTCAGCAAGGTGGAGTAGTTGAACAAGCTGAATTTATAAGTATGTCAAGAGTTGCTGGGCTTAATGGCAATAGTGATGGCAGAACTGTCATCGGTGCTACATATAGTGGTGTAAAAAATCTAAAAGCTGACCTTTGGGCGTATCATTCAGATGAAATTGTAAATGATTACTATGCGGAAGTAGGATATAAAATACTTCTTGATGAAGAGATGGCAGTGAGTTTAAATGCTCAATATTTAATGCAAAAAGATACAGGTAGTTCACTGGCTGGTCAAAAAGATTTTAATATGATGGGTGCCAAAATAGCACTTGATACTAAAAAATGGGGTATATATGCTGCTCTAAATAAATCTGGCGATCAAAAAGATGCGGCTTCAGAAAAGGGCTATTTTAATGCATGGGGAGCAGATCCAGCATATACAAGTACAATCTTCTCGAGAAATGCTTACAGAGATGACGTAGAGGCTTATATACTTGGAGGTCACTATGTAATCATTAAGGGTATGAAGTTTATGGTTGATTATGCAAATTATGGTAAATCAGATACAAAAGCAGCAAATGGTGCATTGGTAGCTAAAGATGATGCTTATGAAATTGATATTGCTCTTAACTATAAATATAATGAAAATTGGTTATTTAGAGTATTTAACTCAAGACGTGTAAGTGAGTATAACGGTATTTTATCAGGTGGAATTACTGAGAGAAGACAAAATCACTATCGTGCAGTCGTAGCATATACATTTTAA